One Mycobacterium kansasii ATCC 12478 genomic window carries:
- a CDS encoding YkgB family protein → MATNNVLTNPGIHARLEGLASFVARYGLVVVIAWIGALKFTAYEAEGIQPLVANSPLLSWLYNLFSVQTFSNLLGVFEILTAILLAAKPIAPKLSVLGSVLATLLFLTTISFLFSTPGVAEAAGGGFPALSSTGQFLLKDVVLLGVSLWTLADTLRG, encoded by the coding sequence GTGGCTACCAACAATGTCCTGACCAATCCGGGCATCCACGCGAGGCTCGAAGGCCTCGCGTCTTTCGTCGCCCGCTACGGCCTGGTCGTCGTGATCGCCTGGATCGGTGCGCTGAAGTTCACCGCCTACGAGGCCGAGGGCATCCAGCCACTGGTCGCCAACAGCCCACTGTTGAGCTGGCTCTACAACCTGTTCTCGGTGCAGACCTTCTCCAATCTGCTGGGGGTTTTCGAGATCCTCACCGCGATCCTGCTGGCCGCCAAACCCATCGCGCCCAAACTCTCGGTGCTCGGCAGCGTCCTGGCGACGCTGTTGTTCCTGACGACGATCAGCTTCCTGTTCAGCACCCCCGGCGTCGCCGAAGCGGCCGGCGGCGGATTCCCCGCATTGTCGTCGACCGGTCAGTTCCTGCTCAAGGACGTCGTCCTACTCGGGGTGTCGCTGTGGACCCTGGCCGACACCCTACGTGGGTGA
- a CDS encoding peroxiredoxin-like family protein, translated as MRKANVVGPGTVVAPRELVTVSGETVRIPDPDRLVHLQLRRFAGCPICNVHLQSMARRYDEIAAAGIREVVVFHSSDDELRRHGVELPFAVIGDPAKLLYDEFGVGSSRRAILDPRALAPVVAQRIRQLLKRGDPTPTPVYNNDPIGGTLGLPGDFLIGSDGKVVAAKRGIHAYDQWSVDELLAHVR; from the coding sequence ATGAGAAAAGCCAACGTCGTCGGCCCGGGCACTGTGGTGGCACCCCGGGAACTGGTCACCGTATCCGGAGAGACGGTGCGCATCCCGGATCCCGACCGCCTTGTCCATCTGCAGTTGCGTCGCTTCGCGGGCTGCCCGATCTGCAACGTGCACCTTCAGTCGATGGCGCGGCGTTACGACGAGATCGCCGCGGCCGGCATCCGTGAGGTGGTGGTGTTCCACTCCAGCGATGACGAACTGCGCCGCCACGGGGTCGAGCTGCCGTTCGCGGTCATCGGCGATCCGGCCAAGCTGCTCTACGACGAGTTCGGTGTGGGTTCCTCGCGGCGGGCCATCCTCGACCCCCGCGCCCTCGCCCCGGTCGTGGCCCAGCGGATTCGCCAACTCCTCAAGCGGGGCGACCCGACCCCGACACCGGTCTACAACAACGACCCGATCGGAGGCACCCTGGGGCTGCCGGGAGACTTCCTGATCGGCTCGGACGGCAAAGTGGTCGCCGCCAAACGCGGAATCCACGCCTACGACCAGTGGTCGGTCGACGAACTGCTGGCCCACGTGCGGTGA
- a CDS encoding TetR/AcrR family transcriptional regulator produces MSALRPTGTARPLPATARGQRARAQIVDAAATLMYHNGVSTTSLDDVLTAAGAGKGQMYHYFDGKADLVAAVIERQLELVLAAQQPELDHTDSWQGIDAWMARIVREQSRRGGPFGCPLGTIAAELKNDDTFGPSLDAAFARWEAPLARGLKAMKDRGDLVHTAKPARLAAMVIAALQGGMLLARVRGNVTVLRDTLDGAVTELHRWAATSAPAKPGSARRKRQTR; encoded by the coding sequence ATGTCCGCATTGCGACCGACCGGCACGGCGCGCCCGCTCCCAGCGACCGCGCGCGGTCAGCGTGCGCGCGCACAGATCGTGGACGCCGCGGCCACGTTGATGTATCACAACGGCGTGAGCACCACCAGCCTCGACGACGTGCTGACCGCCGCGGGCGCCGGCAAGGGCCAGATGTATCACTATTTCGACGGCAAGGCCGACCTGGTGGCCGCGGTGATCGAGCGGCAACTGGAGTTGGTGCTCGCCGCGCAGCAACCCGAACTCGACCACACCGACTCCTGGCAGGGCATCGACGCGTGGATGGCCCGCATCGTGCGCGAGCAATCCCGAAGGGGCGGCCCGTTCGGGTGTCCGTTGGGAACGATCGCGGCCGAGTTGAAAAACGATGACACGTTTGGCCCCAGCCTGGATGCCGCGTTCGCTCGGTGGGAAGCCCCCCTGGCGCGCGGGCTGAAGGCGATGAAGGATCGCGGCGACCTGGTGCACACGGCGAAACCGGCGCGCCTGGCCGCCATGGTCATCGCCGCCCTGCAGGGCGGGATGTTGCTCGCCCGTGTGCGCGGAAACGTCACCGTGCTACGCGACACCCTCGACGGCGCGGTCACCGAACTTCACCGCTGGGCGGCTACTTCAGCACCCGCCAAACCCGGATCGGCCCGCCGCAAGCGCCAAACCCGTTGA
- a CDS encoding RNA polymerase sigma factor, whose protein sequence is MVTRIAGEQALVTGLRAGDQRAFAQLVDEHTPALLRVARAYVSDHPTAEDVVQETWIAVVKGIRGFEGRSSLKTWLFAVLTNIAKQRGVRDHRRNETLTDFGAATVDPARFHRPGEPGAGSWKQPPAPFPDSPEGSVLHRELLEVARRELDKLPEGQRAVVTLRDLLGFDAAEVCEVLDITAGNQRVLLHRGRAAIRQSLEDYLSAGQREF, encoded by the coding sequence ATGGTAACCCGGATCGCCGGTGAGCAGGCGTTGGTCACGGGGCTTCGCGCGGGTGATCAGCGTGCCTTTGCTCAACTGGTCGACGAGCACACGCCCGCCCTGTTGCGTGTCGCACGCGCCTACGTCTCCGATCACCCGACAGCCGAGGACGTGGTGCAAGAGACTTGGATCGCCGTGGTGAAGGGCATTAGGGGTTTTGAGGGCCGATCCTCGCTCAAGACGTGGCTCTTTGCGGTGTTGACAAACATCGCCAAGCAGCGCGGGGTTCGCGATCATCGGCGCAACGAGACCCTCACCGACTTCGGTGCGGCCACCGTGGATCCAGCGCGCTTTCACCGTCCCGGCGAGCCCGGCGCCGGCTCGTGGAAACAGCCGCCGGCGCCGTTCCCGGACAGCCCGGAGGGCTCGGTTCTGCATCGCGAGTTGTTGGAGGTTGCCCGGCGTGAGCTGGACAAGTTACCCGAGGGACAACGCGCCGTGGTGACCCTGCGCGACCTTCTCGGGTTCGACGCCGCGGAGGTCTGCGAGGTGCTCGACATCACCGCGGGCAATCAACGGGTGCTGCTGCACCGCGGACGCGCAGCGATCCGTCAAAGTCTTGAGGATTACCTCAGCGCAGGCCAGCGAGAGTTCTGA
- a CDS encoding anti-sigma factor family protein has translation MTSKAGRMRWWWRRRGVMRSRPLRCEEMVELVTAYLEDALDADDRARFETHLHGCEGCAAYLDQLHATVGTLGGIREEHLDPVYRARLLAAFAETAGSW, from the coding sequence ATGACGTCTAAGGCTGGCCGGATGCGGTGGTGGTGGCGGCGGCGCGGGGTGATGCGGTCGCGCCCGCTGCGGTGCGAGGAGATGGTCGAGCTGGTCACGGCGTATCTGGAGGACGCGCTCGATGCCGACGATCGCGCGCGCTTTGAGACGCATCTGCACGGATGTGAGGGCTGCGCCGCTTATTTGGACCAGTTGCACGCCACGGTCGGCACTCTGGGCGGCATCCGTGAGGAGCACCTCGATCCGGTCTACCGCGCCCGGCTGCTGGCCGCCTTCGCCGAGACGGCGGGCTCATGGTAA
- a CDS encoding haloalkane dehalogenase encodes MSVGLPEVFRTPEGRFAHLPGYDFTPHYVDVDGLRIHYLDEGPREGTPIVCFHGEPSWVYLYRKMIGPLVAAGHRVIAPDYAGFGRSDKPTDPNWYTFDRHVQIVSAVLDRLDVQQATAVVQDWGGPIGLRWAVEHSDRVAALAIFNTGLFTGRVSKGFLSWREFAEKNPDLPVGMVIQGATATDLADDVVAAYDAPFPTPESKAGAARFPLLVPITGDDVGANEMRAVIDQLSRWQKPALVAFSDQDPIFPFPRAGQVFCDLIPGAIDQVRIEGASHFLQEDRGELLAHEVLKVAP; translated from the coding sequence ATGAGCGTTGGCCTGCCTGAAGTTTTTCGGACCCCGGAGGGCCGATTCGCCCACCTGCCTGGCTATGACTTCACGCCGCACTATGTCGACGTTGACGGTCTGCGGATCCATTACCTCGACGAGGGCCCGCGCGAGGGCACGCCGATCGTGTGTTTTCACGGCGAGCCGAGTTGGGTTTACCTGTACCGCAAGATGATCGGCCCGCTGGTGGCCGCGGGCCACCGTGTCATTGCGCCGGACTACGCCGGCTTCGGGCGCTCGGACAAGCCGACTGACCCGAACTGGTACACCTTCGACCGGCACGTGCAGATCGTCAGCGCGGTGCTCGATCGCCTCGACGTGCAGCAGGCGACGGCCGTGGTGCAGGACTGGGGCGGCCCGATCGGCCTGCGCTGGGCCGTCGAGCACTCCGATCGCGTGGCTGCACTGGCGATCTTCAACACCGGGCTGTTCACGGGGCGGGTGTCCAAAGGGTTCCTGTCCTGGCGCGAGTTCGCCGAGAAGAACCCCGACCTCCCGGTCGGAATGGTGATCCAGGGTGCGACGGCCACCGACCTGGCCGACGACGTCGTCGCCGCCTACGACGCGCCCTTCCCCACGCCCGAGTCCAAAGCCGGGGCGGCCCGCTTCCCGCTGCTTGTCCCCATCACGGGCGACGACGTCGGGGCCAACGAGATGCGGGCGGTCATCGACCAGCTGTCGCGGTGGCAGAAGCCGGCCCTGGTGGCGTTCTCCGACCAGGACCCCATCTTCCCCTTCCCCCGAGCTGGTCAGGTGTTCTGTGACCTCATCCCCGGCGCCATCGATCAGGTGCGCATCGAAGGCGCATCGCACTTCCTGCAGGAGGATCGCGGCGAGCTCCTCGCCCACGAGGTGCTCAAGGTGGCGCCGTGA
- a CDS encoding SDR family NAD(P)-dependent oxidoreductase, giving the protein MTRTDRAILITGANSGIGKEIARQLALRGAFSTIFLACRNLTRAASARSDLERATNTALFEILHMDVADPGSVQSALDTITKPLHTVVLNAGGLGGPKPLALNDHGVTEVFAANVLGHVMLLEALIQREMLTAAAVLTGSEAARGVVQLRIPPPTFAHHSADEFAGVIDGSFYTGRRATAMLAYAHAKYLGALWISALARRHPDLRLLTVSPGNTAGTNAFEHTNPIVRTVMSRVVMPYIAPLFGLAHKLDVGARRLVDAIVDDSYRSGVFYASGAGKLTGPVVDQATILADFADTTIQDRADEAIHRFVAAAR; this is encoded by the coding sequence ATGACACGGACGGATCGGGCCATTCTCATCACGGGCGCGAATTCCGGGATCGGCAAGGAGATCGCACGGCAACTGGCACTGCGCGGCGCATTTTCGACAATCTTCCTCGCGTGTCGCAACCTCACGCGAGCCGCGTCGGCACGATCCGACCTCGAGCGCGCCACGAACACCGCGCTGTTCGAAATCCTGCACATGGACGTCGCCGATCCCGGATCTGTGCAATCGGCCCTCGACACGATCACCAAACCGCTGCACACCGTCGTCTTGAACGCTGGCGGCCTCGGCGGGCCAAAACCATTGGCGCTCAACGACCATGGTGTCACCGAGGTCTTCGCCGCAAACGTGCTGGGGCACGTGATGCTGCTGGAGGCGCTGATCCAGCGTGAAATGTTAACCGCCGCCGCCGTGCTGACCGGCAGCGAGGCTGCCCGTGGTGTTGTTCAATTGCGCATCCCACCCCCAACCTTCGCCCACCATTCCGCCGACGAGTTCGCCGGCGTCATCGACGGATCCTTCTACACCGGCAGGCGCGCCACCGCGATGCTGGCTTACGCCCACGCGAAATATCTTGGTGCACTGTGGATATCGGCCCTGGCACGCCGCCATCCCGACCTTCGTCTGCTCACCGTGAGCCCGGGCAACACCGCAGGCACCAACGCGTTCGAGCACACCAACCCGATAGTGAGGACCGTCATGAGCCGCGTCGTGATGCCCTACATCGCACCGCTGTTCGGCCTTGCGCACAAGCTCGACGTCGGCGCGCGACGTCTGGTTGACGCAATCGTCGATGACTCGTACCGCAGCGGAGTGTTCTACGCCAGTGGCGCCGGGAAGCTCACCGGGCCCGTCGTCGACCAGGCGACGATCCTGGCAGACTTCGCCGACACCACGATCCAAGATCGCGCCGACGAAGCCATCCACCGATTTGTCGCCGCCGCTCGCTGA
- a CDS encoding redoxin family protein — protein sequence MTSSKFTTFSEKVAELAEQLAGVAPPEVLEVFAADQRELQAAGVPASVAVPGTRFPIAELIGADGTSVSSADVLAGAPTVVVFYRGAWCPYCNIALRVYEQDLVPALEARGVRLVAISPQSPDGSVSMQQANELSFAVLSDPGNRIAAALGIVIAPSDEAQAAQKQLGLDLAAVNADGTVALPMPTVAIVDAESVLRWIDVHPNYATRTEPEDILAAVDRVLGRAATSAATTPSLAPVAPRLEELADELGVKSVLVMRSDPDSMVVAATAGPGTAFYRVGAAGSKAGAAPDRVPLYCERVVDGGEAIFVRDSRLDDTFAGNEDETEFGLSNYLGMPVRDAGGHVVGTVCVLDDHARDYDGAARDHLDALRIEVEAIVAADPSALVTDDR from the coding sequence ATGACAAGCTCTAAGTTCACCACTTTCAGCGAGAAGGTCGCAGAATTGGCGGAGCAGTTGGCCGGCGTGGCTCCGCCTGAGGTGCTCGAGGTCTTCGCCGCCGACCAGCGCGAGCTCCAGGCGGCCGGGGTGCCGGCGTCGGTGGCCGTGCCTGGGACGCGATTCCCGATCGCTGAGCTCATTGGGGCGGACGGGACGTCAGTCTCGTCGGCCGACGTGCTGGCCGGAGCACCCACGGTCGTGGTCTTCTATCGGGGGGCGTGGTGCCCGTATTGCAACATCGCGCTGCGCGTTTACGAACAGGATTTGGTGCCGGCGCTGGAGGCCCGCGGCGTTCGTCTGGTGGCCATCAGCCCGCAGAGCCCGGATGGTTCGGTGTCGATGCAGCAGGCCAATGAGCTGAGCTTCGCGGTGCTCTCCGATCCGGGCAACCGCATCGCCGCCGCGTTGGGCATCGTTATCGCGCCCAGCGACGAAGCGCAGGCCGCGCAGAAGCAGCTGGGGCTTGATCTTGCGGCGGTGAACGCCGACGGCACCGTTGCGCTGCCGATGCCCACGGTGGCGATCGTCGATGCCGAGTCGGTGTTGCGGTGGATCGACGTGCATCCTAATTACGCCACGCGCACCGAGCCTGAAGACATCTTGGCGGCGGTCGACCGTGTTCTTGGCCGCGCGGCCACGTCAGCGGCGACCACACCTTCTCTTGCCCCGGTGGCGCCCCGCCTGGAAGAACTGGCCGACGAACTCGGTGTCAAGTCCGTTCTGGTCATGCGCTCGGACCCCGATTCCATGGTCGTCGCGGCGACGGCGGGCCCGGGCACCGCCTTCTATCGGGTGGGCGCCGCAGGCTCCAAGGCCGGCGCCGCACCGGATCGGGTGCCGCTGTATTGCGAACGGGTGGTCGACGGCGGGGAGGCGATCTTCGTGCGTGACTCCCGCCTCGATGACACCTTCGCGGGCAACGAGGATGAGACCGAGTTCGGCTTGAGTAATTACCTCGGGATGCCGGTCCGAGACGCCGGCGGGCACGTGGTGGGGACGGTGTGTGTTCTTGATGACCACGCACGCGACTATGACGGGGCCGCCCGCGACCACCTCGACGCGCTGCGCATCGAGGTGGAGGCGATCGTGGCAGCCGACCCGTCGGCGCTTGTCACCGATGATCGGTAG
- a CDS encoding anti-sigma factor family protein, producing the protein MTDEFITNELQLACSDVIELVTTYLDDALSNTDLRRFEQHRRGCEACRVFIDQIRRTVKITAAARDDAVQVRPANFDALVAELRRRGRS; encoded by the coding sequence ATGACTGACGAATTCATCACCAACGAACTGCAACTGGCGTGCAGCGACGTGATCGAGCTGGTCACGACGTATCTCGATGACGCACTGAGTAACACAGACCTGCGCCGGTTCGAACAACACCGACGCGGCTGCGAAGCCTGCCGAGTCTTCATCGACCAGATTCGCCGCACCGTCAAGATCACTGCCGCCGCGCGCGACGACGCGGTGCAGGTGCGCCCGGCGAACTTCGACGCTCTGGTCGCCGAGCTGCGACGGCGGGGCCGTAGCTAG
- a CDS encoding RNA polymerase sigma factor, with protein sequence MGEHIRTVVDDRWASEDEFVDALRAGDTEAFRLLVDTMHAPLVRMARIYLSASIAEDAVQDTWTSVVRTIGSFEGRSTVKTWVFRIMLNRIRTLARTQGRTVPFAVAGPEADPYPSVDPNRMVHAELGAHHWSDVPARWDLLPEQRLLSREVRTLISHALAKLPDAQREVVSMRDVEGWTSEEICDALGISAVNQRVLLHRGRAALRAALEEYLDD encoded by the coding sequence ATGGGCGAACACATCCGCACGGTCGTCGACGACCGGTGGGCTAGCGAGGACGAGTTCGTCGACGCGTTGCGGGCCGGGGACACCGAAGCATTCCGCCTACTGGTCGACACGATGCATGCACCCCTGGTCCGCATGGCGCGGATCTACCTGTCGGCGTCCATTGCAGAAGATGCCGTGCAAGACACGTGGACGTCGGTGGTTCGCACGATCGGGAGCTTCGAAGGTCGTTCGACGGTCAAGACGTGGGTGTTCCGCATCATGCTCAACCGAATACGGACGCTGGCCCGAACACAGGGGCGCACCGTGCCATTTGCCGTCGCAGGTCCGGAGGCGGATCCGTACCCGTCGGTAGATCCCAACCGGATGGTTCACGCCGAACTGGGTGCCCACCACTGGTCTGACGTGCCCGCAAGGTGGGACCTGTTGCCAGAGCAACGACTGCTTTCTCGCGAAGTGCGCACCTTGATCTCGCACGCCTTGGCCAAACTGCCAGACGCGCAACGCGAGGTGGTCTCGATGCGCGACGTCGAGGGCTGGACGAGCGAGGAAATCTGCGACGCGTTGGGGATCTCGGCGGTCAATCAACGCGTGCTGCTGCATCGTGGGCGCGCCGCCCTGCGGGCTGCGCTGGAGGAGTATCTCGATGACTGA
- a CDS encoding carboxymuconolactone decarboxylase family protein: MSTLSLVTDADATNDQAEALASVQQALGTIPNLTRAMVHSPALLRGYLGLAGALDRGTLPGSTRERLAIAIAQANGCSYCLSAHSYLGEKAAGLSADQIGSARKADADDPKTAAILAFAVAVNEHRGHIDDADLENARRAGLTDAEIAEVIGHVGLNVLTNYFNNVAHTEIDFPIVQP, encoded by the coding sequence ATGAGCACGCTGTCCCTTGTCACCGACGCCGACGCGACCAACGACCAGGCCGAGGCGTTGGCCTCCGTGCAGCAGGCATTGGGCACGATTCCCAACCTCACCCGCGCGATGGTGCACAGTCCGGCGCTGCTGCGCGGATATCTCGGTTTGGCCGGCGCTCTCGACCGCGGAACGCTGCCGGGCTCCACCCGCGAACGCCTCGCCATCGCCATCGCACAGGCCAATGGGTGCTCGTATTGCCTGTCCGCACACAGCTACCTGGGTGAAAAGGCGGCGGGACTCAGCGCCGATCAAATCGGGTCGGCGCGCAAAGCAGATGCGGACGACCCCAAAACCGCCGCGATCCTTGCATTCGCGGTGGCCGTCAACGAACACCGCGGCCACATCGATGACGCCGATCTGGAAAACGCGCGCCGCGCAGGTCTGACCGACGCCGAGATCGCCGAAGTCATTGGCCACGTGGGCCTTAACGTGCTGACGAACTACTTCAACAACGTCGCGCACACCGAAATCGACTTCCCAATCGTGCAGCCGTGA
- the ssuD gene encoding FMNH2-dependent alkanesulfonate monooxygenase, with protein sequence MDIYWYIPTHTDGPHLSTMHRARAANLRYITQIAQAADDLGYVGVLVPTGSVCEDAWITASFLAPETTSLRFIVAVRPGQSTPSMTARMASAFDRYSRGRLTVNVVCGGDPVELAGDGVFLSHGQRYEQADEYIQAWTDLLQGKTVDMNGRYVRIEGGQLHYLPLQEPHPPLMCGASSGAGQAFAAKWIDTVLTWGEPPEQVQPKLDEMRAKAHAAGRRVTFGIRLHTIVRETSREAWAAADDLIRYVRDEDVAASQAALARSESEGQRRMVALHRGSREHLEVSPNLWAGVGLVTGGAGTALVGSVEEVRDRIMEYHDIGIDTFILSGYPHLEECYRVAETLFPQLPFEPKVNSLQPKVIPGGW encoded by the coding sequence ATGGACATCTACTGGTACATCCCCACCCACACCGACGGCCCACACCTGTCGACGATGCACCGGGCGCGGGCGGCTAACCTGCGTTACATCACCCAAATCGCGCAGGCCGCAGACGATCTGGGCTATGTCGGAGTGCTGGTCCCGACGGGCTCGGTGTGTGAAGACGCATGGATCACCGCGTCGTTTCTGGCACCCGAGACCACGAGCCTGCGATTCATCGTCGCTGTCAGGCCCGGGCAGTCGACCCCGTCGATGACGGCTCGAATGGCCTCGGCCTTCGACCGCTACAGCAGGGGTCGGCTCACCGTCAACGTGGTCTGTGGAGGCGATCCGGTCGAACTGGCCGGCGACGGTGTCTTCCTGTCGCATGGCCAACGCTATGAGCAGGCCGACGAGTACATCCAGGCGTGGACCGACCTGCTGCAGGGCAAGACCGTGGACATGAACGGCCGATATGTCCGCATCGAAGGGGGGCAGCTTCACTACCTTCCCCTGCAGGAGCCGCACCCTCCGCTGATGTGCGGCGCCTCCTCTGGCGCTGGGCAAGCGTTCGCCGCGAAATGGATCGACACCGTGCTGACGTGGGGCGAACCACCGGAGCAGGTGCAGCCGAAACTCGACGAGATGCGGGCCAAGGCACACGCTGCCGGGCGACGAGTCACCTTCGGCATCCGGCTACACACCATTGTGCGGGAAACGAGCAGAGAAGCGTGGGCGGCCGCCGATGACTTGATCCGCTACGTGCGCGACGAGGACGTCGCCGCCTCCCAGGCGGCGCTGGCCCGCTCTGAGTCGGAAGGCCAACGCCGCATGGTGGCCCTGCACCGTGGCTCGAGGGAGCACCTCGAGGTGAGCCCCAACCTCTGGGCAGGCGTCGGTCTGGTCACCGGCGGGGCCGGCACCGCGCTGGTGGGCAGTGTCGAGGAGGTCCGTGACCGGATCATGGAGTACCACGACATCGGCATCGACACGTTCATCCTCTCCGGGTATCCGCACCTCGAGGAGTGCTACCGGGTCGCTGAGACGCTGTTCCCGCAGCTGCCCTTCGAACCGAAGGTGAACAGCCTACAGCCGAAGGTGATCCCCGGCGGCTGGTGA
- a CDS encoding ABC transporter ATP-binding protein: MNGAEVPALQVRIREKRVTVGKRPLDVLSEVNFDVRRQEVVGIVGGSGAGKTSLLRAIAGLDTTFVGEIRAFGRLVRGPGRDRGLVFQEHRLMPWMSLSDNVAYALPFRRPAAQIEKQVVHALDLVGLAGFGKAWPNQLSGGMAQRASLARALVTTPEILLLDEPLGALDSLLRSQMQTELERIILDEALTAILVTHDVDEAVLLADRVIVMAGPPGRIIADMAHPQPRPRDVADPALQALRAQILTVLHQGGRNGHLLVHPHPHRRPTPVDDAPGAGG, encoded by the coding sequence GTGAATGGCGCGGAGGTGCCGGCCCTGCAAGTACGAATTCGCGAGAAACGGGTCACGGTCGGCAAGCGTCCCCTGGATGTGCTGAGCGAGGTCAACTTCGACGTCCGCCGTCAAGAGGTTGTCGGCATCGTGGGTGGCAGCGGAGCTGGCAAGACGTCGCTGCTGCGCGCGATCGCGGGCCTTGACACCACGTTCGTTGGCGAAATCCGGGCCTTCGGTCGACTCGTTCGGGGACCCGGCCGGGACCGGGGCCTGGTCTTCCAGGAGCACCGACTGATGCCGTGGATGTCGTTGTCTGACAACGTCGCCTACGCGCTGCCGTTCCGGAGACCGGCCGCCCAAATCGAAAAGCAAGTCGTCCATGCGCTCGACCTGGTCGGGCTGGCCGGTTTCGGCAAGGCGTGGCCGAATCAGCTTTCCGGCGGCATGGCGCAGCGAGCCTCCTTGGCCCGCGCCTTGGTCACCACTCCCGAGATCCTGCTGCTCGACGAGCCGCTGGGCGCGCTGGACAGCCTGCTGCGCAGTCAAATGCAAACCGAACTCGAGCGGATCATCCTCGACGAGGCGCTCACCGCGATCCTGGTGACCCACGACGTCGACGAGGCCGTGCTACTGGCAGACCGGGTGATTGTGATGGCTGGTCCACCCGGACGGATCATCGCCGACATGGCGCACCCCCAGCCCCGCCCGCGGGACGTGGCGGACCCAGCACTTCAGGCCCTCCGCGCCCAGATCCTCACTGTTTTGCATCAAGGAGGCAGGAATGGACATCTACTGGTACATCCCCACCCACACCGACGGCCCACACCTGTCGACGATGCACCGGGCGCGGGCGGCTAA
- a CDS encoding ABC transporter permease, giving the protein MAWHVAVVSGVLPHTLVAGPLDSLEAFVRLAMDGTLIEHAWVSVRRIAIGFAIGSTVGILAGAVIGTSPLAAKILEPTALTLIPVPAVAWIPVLVIVFGIGELSKVTLVAIGSATTLILATAAGIRSASQDLVEVAQLYEKSRWTVLRTVLLPSAAPSIVASARVAMALSWTLLVAAEVIASANGLGWLIWDSRNFARPAAMIAGMLAIGILGKATDGLLARFGRYLTRWDRSYRG; this is encoded by the coding sequence GTGGCATGGCACGTCGCGGTGGTCAGCGGCGTCCTGCCGCACACGCTCGTTGCTGGACCGCTCGACTCACTCGAAGCGTTCGTCAGGCTGGCGATGGATGGAACGCTGATCGAGCACGCGTGGGTCAGTGTGCGCCGCATAGCGATTGGCTTTGCCATCGGCAGCACGGTCGGCATTCTGGCAGGGGCGGTGATCGGCACCAGCCCGTTGGCAGCCAAAATCCTGGAGCCCACCGCCTTGACGTTGATTCCGGTCCCGGCGGTGGCGTGGATTCCGGTGCTGGTCATCGTGTTTGGCATCGGAGAGCTCTCAAAGGTGACCTTGGTGGCGATCGGGTCCGCCACCACGCTGATCCTGGCGACCGCTGCGGGGATTCGTTCTGCCTCGCAAGATCTCGTGGAGGTCGCGCAGCTCTACGAGAAGTCGCGCTGGACAGTGCTGCGGACGGTGTTGCTGCCGTCGGCGGCTCCGTCGATTGTCGCATCGGCGCGCGTTGCGATGGCGCTGTCGTGGACACTGTTGGTCGCGGCGGAGGTCATCGCGTCGGCTAACGGGTTGGGATGGCTCATCTGGGATTCGCGCAACTTCGCACGGCCCGCTGCCATGATCGCCGGAATGCTCGCAATCGGCATTCTCGGAAAGGCCACCGATGGGCTTCTCGCCCGCTTCGGCCGCTACCTCACCCGCTGGGACCGCTCCTACCGTGGCTGA